AACAGTTCCAGAGGTGCTGGCTGCCAACGCGTCCAGCACTGGCTGTGCCTTTTCCCTGAGAGTAAAGCCCGATAGCACGATGGCTCCACGCTCCAGCACATGAAGGCCTAGGGAGTAGATTCCAGTTCGCTCGTCTTGCCTCAACCATCCTCGCCGCTGCAGCACCCTGATAAGTCGATGAGTGGTCGGCACAGGCAGATCAACAGCCCGCGCGATCTCAGTCAGTGTGAGTTCCCTCTGCTGGAAGCTGAAGCAATCCAATATGTCAAAAGCGCGTTCAACCGAGCGTACGGTCTTAGCGCCAGTTTCATCCGGAGATACGGCTACGCTTGATCGACATTCCGCTGTTCCCGATTCCCTGTCATCCCTGGCGGACATGCTCACCACCGACTTCCACTCTGTGAAATAGCCTTTCGCTCTGTGACATTCTGATATTTCGATTCGTCTTCTCAAACTCCTTCTATCCCCAGGAATTTTCGCATACTCACTCTTGGCCGGTTCTCTGGCAGCGCTGATGGGTTCCTGTAGGGCAGGCTGATTCCCGCGACGGCATCGGGGCAAATTGGCTGGATTCAGGAATGGAGAACACCCAGCCAGGCATGATAGGCATCCAACTCCGAGTGAACCCAACCAAGCTCGCGCGGTATGGAGTGAAGATAGCGACGCAGGGCATAGGCCGGAAGGCATGCACCTGGCCTTACTTCTATACTGTGAGTAATATAGAGAGTCAACTAGGTTCCGTAGGATGGGAACCAGATTGGAGTCTCCTGGTCCAAGTGGTCGAGGCAGCTCCGCCGAAACAGACAGACGATCAATTGGGGCAGCATTGCTCAAAGGCTGCCGTAGAGAAGCTGCAGACCAGGATGGCGAGTTGCCTGCTGGCTTACCCTACCATCTGTTCCTCACCTTCTCGGCAAATCCTAGGAAGTCCGCAACCTGAAGAACAGCGCCGTCATCCAAAACCGCCTTCCCGGTGAACCTCCCGAATACCTGATGCTGCGTGGACTCGATGAAGACCGCGTTCGTGCTCGCGAACCTATCCACGATAGGCAAGAAGTCCATTTCGAATCTGTGATCGTTCGATGTGAACGTCCACGGCGCCAGGTAATCATCGTGTGGAATCAGGAACTCCACCTGGTCAAGCTTGTGGGCCTTGTTCTTGTAGAAGATCATATTCTCCGACGCGGCGGACGTATCTCCGAACCCGTATCCAATGTTGAAGCCGAATGGTTCGCCGTCCAGGACTCCCGAGGCCGAACCCCAATACCAGGTGTTAGAGTATGTCCACACTCCTCTGCCCCAGTCTAGGACGCCGAAGGCCTTTCTTGCCTCAAACACCCTCTCCTCGCTGCCGATCGTGATGCGCCCCTGCGCCGGCATGCAGTTGATCTTCTGGTTATAGTAGAAGGCGCGCGGCGCTCCAGCGAACGGAGTCACGATCGCCATGGAATCCGATGGATCAGGTTGCGTCAGTTCGATGTGCGCAATCAGGGATCTGCCGTGGTCGAAATTCGGGAAGTCGGCATCTATCACCCTGCGCTGGCCGTCCTTCTCGAAGCGCACCTTCGCCGCCTTGTTCTCGAAGACGACATCTCCATCTGTCGATGTGGGCGGCATGTTGAATCTGCCGAGCGGAAACGCCGTGGTCACGGTCTTAGTGACATTGTACGGTCTATCAAAATCCAGATAGCTGGCTGATGCCGTGCCCATGAACCCGATGTCGGCAACCGTGAACGCCACGCCAAAGGAGTCAGAGAGAACGCAGTAGTAGTCCCACTCCTTGATCCGTAGCCCCGACGCCTTGATCCGTCGCCGATCATACCGCAAGAGCAAGTCCTTGGCCCAGCCCACCTGCATCAGACGTCCAGTATCGTCGTGCAAGTCAGACGCTTTGGTGATCTCCCTCTGCATGCGCCCACTCTCCCCCTCACTTGGATTCAGTTGTACAGCCGCCGAGCGCCGCCAGGCGAGGCAACTGCACCGCTAAGGAAAATACTATCATTGGCGCCGACGCAACGCCACTCACCATCTGGAGGCACGAGTAGATGCACATAGTAACCGATAGTGGGGCGGACTTCCTGCCCGAGCAGCTCGGCGGCAGCGAGATGAGCATGGCTTCTCTAACCCTCACTATTGCAGGGCGCACCTACAGAAGCGGTGTGGACATCACATCTGAGGAGTTCTACCGCCTGCTGCGCGACACCCAGAGTTTCGCAGCGACATCTCAACCGTCGCCAGGCGACTTCTCCGACATTTATCGGCGGTTGGCAGAGTCCGATAGGGAGATCCTCTCCATCCATATGTCATCAGGGTTGAGCGGCACGCTGAACGCTGCCCGGCTGGGCGCTGCGGCCGTGCCCAAAGCCGACGTTGCCTTCTACGACACGCGCACCCTCTCGGCAGGTTTGGGCTGGCACGTTGAAATGGCCCTCCGCGCAATGCGAGCCGGCTGGAGCAGAGAGCGCATCCTGTCGATGCTCGAGCAGGTCTCATCCGCCACGGAAACGCTTTTCACCCTCCCGACGCTCAGGTATCTGATCCATGGGGGACGCATCAGCCATCTCAAAGGCCTTCTAGCTCAGGTGCTCGACATCAAGCCCGTGATCGGCGTGGAGAAGAAGGGCGGAACCTACGTCACCCGGGGCCAGGCAAGGACCTTCGGCAGAGCATTGATTCGCCTTGTGGACATCGCAGCGGACATGGTTGAGAAAGAAGCCGAGATCAGAGCACAGATAGTGCACGGCTACAACCCCGAGGGCGTGGCCAAGCTCCGAGCGGAAGTTGAGAAGCGTTTCACCGTCAGGTGGGTTGGAACAACTCAGATCGCTCCCGTGCTCGGTGCGCATACAGGCCCGGGCGTAGTCGGGCTGATCTTCGCGCCCGAGAAGGCGCTGCCATTCATCCCATAGCAGGAGGCCAACAGCAAAGGCAGCAATGATTTGGGGATCTACTGCCTAGCATATAAGGCACATGGGCCATCGTTGTCTGCCCTACTCTGCGTCAAGTTGGTGTTCCAGGATCTCTCTGATTCGTCGTTCGAGCTCTTCCAGATCAAGAGCAGCCTCTTCTTTGATGCTCTTCCGTAACATTGGGCCAATCTGCTCAATGTCATCTAGGAGGTCCTGAATAAGCTCAAGGGCAGCCGTAGCTTCCAGGACTTCTGTTGGGGTCTTCACAATACTTGCGAGAATCGAAGTTTCGGTTCTTGAGGCGATAAGAGGGGTGGGCAGCTGTTCAACGTACACCTTGGTACGACGGCCGGGTCCTCGTTCGTCTTCTATGGGATCGAGGGCGATGATTCTGTCCGAACGTACATATTTGCCATAGCCCAAAGGAACGATAGCCTGTTCCCTGATTTCCACATAACTCACGCTCCCTGCCTGCTCCCGATTAGGCTTTCCAGGGCCCACATGCACTAATCGTCGCAATCCGTGTTCTTCGTCAGTGATAAGACAGCGCAGGTCATGTGCCATGGCAAAGTGGCGATGAGTCACATGGACTCACGTGGGTCAGCGCCGCTGCTTGGTTTCGACAAGTGCGTTCTCGACTGCCTTGAGAAAGGCCTTAGTTGTGATAGTCGCTCCACTGACCGTGTCCACCTGGAGAGACTGGGCTTCGATGACTTCGTTGATGGCCTTGCGCGTCACCTCGGACTGGTACTGGATGTCCCGAACGACATCAATTGCAGTCACCCTGCCCGACGCCACCGTAACCTTAACCTTGTTGGACCAGCGCCCACCCTTGTACTGCCCTGTGTATACGCCATCCCTGAGCCCTGAAAAGTCCACGGCACTAATGAGAAGGCTTTTGATCCCCCTCCTACCGACCATGTCGCGTATGACCGCTCCTCCGATTACGGCAACCAATCCAGTGACAATCCAGAACATTATCTTCAGCATCTTGTCCTCTCCCCTCTGTAAATGGATAGTGTTCAATCGCGCCCCTCTTACCAGCAGGAAAGCAACCTTTCAGGCATCTGTCCCGCCTCGGGCGCCCGCGCAAATGCCTTCAAGCTAAGCAGCATTTCGCTCGATCCCGGAGGAGCGTTCCTGTTCACTGTCTGCGTACTGCTATGCCACTATTCGATGTTCGTCGGTCTGCACCTTTCGTCAACCGCCCTCAAGAAGCGAAATTGACACACAATCCCTCCTGCCTCACTATAACCATGCTCCAGTAATCCAGCCTTTCGACTGTAAACTCGATGACGCGTCCATGTTCGTGAGGCCTCTCGTGATATGACACAGCCTTCAAGGATGCGTCCTGGAAATCGGGGGAGGCAAGGAGCACGTCTTGGATGCCCTCATCCAATAGCCATCTGATCGTCACATTGTGCAGAACTGTAGGCGGCTTCTTGGGCTCGTTCCATCTGGGATCATCCACTCCCACAAGGTTAACTAGCTGAAGCAATTTGTACCCGTGACCGTTCCTCACAGTGGCCCACACCTTGCCCGCCTCTCCCCAGGGGCCGTAAGGGTATCCCACCACCTCCAGACCCTGATCGGTTCCACCTACTTCAATGCCATGCGTGTCCCGTGCGTCCAAGTCGAACAGGAACTCCTCGTAGCGCACTGCGAACTCCCAGTAGTTCTTCATTGTCTGCATGAACTCATCACGCAGGCGCACATACTTCGGGTAGTACCCGTCGGTGAGCACCGCATTCCCCTCGCCCAGAACAAGGTGGAACCCTCCCGACGACATTATGGCGGCAGAAGTCAACCTCAACGCTATCTCTGCCGGCTCATTCGCAACGATCGTCGGATAACTCGCAGCTCCCAGCCTACCATCGCAGGCGCCGTCGCAGTGGTCAGCAGAAGCTGCCGCCGCAGCGAATGGCCTCATATAGGCTGCAAGGATCACCTGCTTGTGAAATCCAGCCTCCCGACGCCCACGGAGTACGAGTTCGCGCAGGTCACGGTAGGTATCGTGCGGCGGCCACACTTCAATGTACACTATGTCCTGCGGCGCCGCGGCGACCTCCTGCACAGGCCAGCTATTCACTGCGTTGAATATCAGTCCTGCATCATCGCCAAGTCGGTCTCTGCACACCTGGATGAAGGGAGCAAGCTCCTGCTCCGTGTGCACGCAGCGTCCATCGTAGGTGTAGTAGACCTTGGGAAACCCATACTGATCCACGTGAATGCCCTCGAAGCCTAACATGTCTATGGCATTCGCGTATTGCTCGATTATGTGGTCTTGCCACGCTGAGCCCCGTGCGATGTCCATGATCCAGATGAAGCCCGCAAGACTGTGCAGCGTTCCGTCCCTCTTGTAGGCGCCCATCTCGGGGTGTGTATCCAGGAACTCCTGCTCTGCACCGTACATGGCCCCGTAGGCTATTGGGGCAATACCCAGCGACCGAGCCAGTTCAACCTGCCTGCGCACCTGACCAAGGTCAAGGATCCTCCCGAGTGGATCGCAGAATACGTTGGACTCAGGGATGAGCTGATGATGTCGGTACATCCAATCGTAGAACTGCACCACATTGATGTGTATATCCGCCATACGCTGCCACTTCGCGGGGTCTGGCGCGACGCCGGGGCCGAACTCGCACACGAAGCCATATCTGGGAGCATACCGCCAATGGGGCGCCACATCGAAACCAGCGCTTACTCGCATGGCCGAGGCACGATCCGTCGATTCGTCGGAAGGCCCGGTCGCGGCTTCTGTGTCCAGCTTCGTCACAATCTCCACCCGAAGCCCGAAACCTATTGCCCGGTCGAGTCTGCCTGTGGCGGCAAGGCGCTCCTGTAGCACATGTCCTGGTATTCTAAGCTTCACCGATGAGGTTTCCGGCTGAAACGCTACGGAGTCCTGGAACACCGTAGTCACCACATCAGTGACAGTAACGCTGAGTACGGCAGAGTCCATGAGTAGATGGCATGCCTCATCTGTGTCAGCGGCGCGCTCCTCGACAGCGTTCGCACCGGGGCCGGCGGCGCTCAGACGCACCTCTAGCAATACGTCTTCACCTGGATGGTATTGCGCCTTATTGAAGTGTATCGCATCGATCTTGACCATGGTCCTCACCCCTTCAGGGCTCCGGAAGCCAGCCCCTTGATAAACTGCTTCTGGAACAGGATGAACACGGCAACCGCAGGTGCGGCCCCGATGGTCGCCGCTGCAGCCATCATGTTCCACCTAGCTCCGTATTGTTGAAAGAACATCGACACGGCGAGGGGAATAGTCCTTACTGCCGGCTTTTGCAGGAAGAACACGGCCTGCGCGTAGTTGTTCCAGATACCGAGGCCGTTGACTATCACAACTGCGGCCGTTACAGGCTTCAGGAGAGGGAAGGTGATTCGCCAGAAAGCCGAGAACCACGTGCATCCATCCACGATAGCTGATTCCTCTATCTCTCTGGACATGGACTTGATGAAGTTCGCGTAAAGGAACACTGAGAAAGGCAGTGCATTTGCCGCCAGAACTAGCGCCATGGCCCACCTCGAGTTGATCCCTCCAATTCGACGCATCAGGGTGTACAGAGGAACCGTGTTTATGATTCCAGGGATCATCATGGAGAACAGGAATACGTTCAGCACAGCGAGGTGGAACTTGCCGGGGAACCGGGCGATAGCATATCCTGCTGCCGCCGCGCACACTACCAGCGTGACTAGGGCGCTGGCCGTAATTGCGAGAGAATTCATGATGGCCACGCCCATGCGCGAAAGCTCCCAGGCGCGGGCGAAGTTGGCGATCTGGAACTCGGGCACAGCGAGGGCTCTTCCACTG
This sequence is a window from Clostridia bacterium. Protein-coding genes within it:
- a CDS encoding DUF2804 domain-containing protein — protein: MQREITKASDLHDDTGRLMQVGWAKDLLLRYDRRRIKASGLRIKEWDYYCVLSDSFGVAFTVADIGFMGTASASYLDFDRPYNVTKTVTTAFPLGRFNMPPTSTDGDVVFENKAAKVRFEKDGQRRVIDADFPNFDHGRSLIAHIELTQPDPSDSMAIVTPFAGAPRAFYYNQKINCMPAQGRITIGSEERVFEARKAFGVLDWGRGVWTYSNTWYWGSASGVLDGEPFGFNIGYGFGDTSAASENMIFYKNKAHKLDQVEFLIPHDDYLAPWTFTSNDHRFEMDFLPIVDRFASTNAVFIESTQHQVFGRFTGKAVLDDGAVLQVADFLGFAEKVRNRW
- a CDS encoding DegV family protein, which translates into the protein MHIVTDSGADFLPEQLGGSEMSMASLTLTIAGRTYRSGVDITSEEFYRLLRDTQSFAATSQPSPGDFSDIYRRLAESDREILSIHMSSGLSGTLNAARLGAAAVPKADVAFYDTRTLSAGLGWHVEMALRAMRAGWSRERILSMLEQVSSATETLFTLPTLRYLIHGGRISHLKGLLAQVLDIKPVIGVEKKGGTYVTRGQARTFGRALIRLVDIAADMVEKEAEIRAQIVHGYNPEGVAKLRAEVEKRFTVRWVGTTQIAPVLGAHTGPGVVGLIFAPEKALPFIP
- a CDS encoding FMN-binding protein, whose protein sequence is MNTIHLQRGEDKMLKIMFWIVTGLVAVIGGAVIRDMVGRRGIKSLLISAVDFSGLRDGVYTGQYKGGRWSNKVKVTVASGRVTAIDVVRDIQYQSEVTRKAINEVIEAQSLQVDTVSGATITTKAFLKAVENALVETKQRR
- a CDS encoding glycoside hydrolase family 66 protein; this translates as MVKIDAIHFNKAQYHPGEDVLLEVRLSAAGPGANAVEERAADTDEACHLLMDSAVLSVTVTDVVTTVFQDSVAFQPETSSVKLRIPGHVLQERLAATGRLDRAIGFGLRVEIVTKLDTEAATGPSDESTDRASAMRVSAGFDVAPHWRYAPRYGFVCEFGPGVAPDPAKWQRMADIHINVVQFYDWMYRHHQLIPESNVFCDPLGRILDLGQVRRQVELARSLGIAPIAYGAMYGAEQEFLDTHPEMGAYKRDGTLHSLAGFIWIMDIARGSAWQDHIIEQYANAIDMLGFEGIHVDQYGFPKVYYTYDGRCVHTEQELAPFIQVCRDRLGDDAGLIFNAVNSWPVQEVAAAPQDIVYIEVWPPHDTYRDLRELVLRGRREAGFHKQVILAAYMRPFAAAAASADHCDGACDGRLGAASYPTIVANEPAEIALRLTSAAIMSSGGFHLVLGEGNAVLTDGYYPKYVRLRDEFMQTMKNYWEFAVRYEEFLFDLDARDTHGIEVGGTDQGLEVVGYPYGPWGEAGKVWATVRNGHGYKLLQLVNLVGVDDPRWNEPKKPPTVLHNVTIRWLLDEGIQDVLLASPDFQDASLKAVSYHERPHEHGRVIEFTVERLDYWSMVIVRQEGLCVNFAS
- a CDS encoding carbohydrate ABC transporter permease, encoding MKRRNSVLVRAAAALMGITSAVPFIVLLRIALSTPAGMSSGRALAVPEFQIANFARAWELSRMGVAIMNSLAITASALVTLVVCAAAAGYAIARFPGKFHLAVLNVFLFSMMIPGIINTVPLYTLMRRIGGINSRWAMALVLAANALPFSVFLYANFIKSMSREIEESAIVDGCTWFSAFWRITFPLLKPVTAAVVIVNGLGIWNNYAQAVFFLQKPAVRTIPLAVSMFFQQYGARWNMMAAAATIGAAPAVAVFILFQKQFIKGLASGALKG